The Sminthopsis crassicaudata isolate SCR6 chromosome 5, ASM4859323v1, whole genome shotgun sequence genome contains the following window.
ctggaaagattgcAGGGGAACTGATGCTGAATCAGAAGTGCACATTCTCGCCGTTACCGTATGCAGGGTGATGATTAACTAGGACAGATCAGGTTCTTCTCACCGGTTGTGATCCAAGGCAACCCCAGTAAACCTGGGATCCATTCTCACCCAGGGAGAGAACATGGAGACTGAATCTAAATCGACACTTGCTATGTTCCCTTTTtcgtttttcttgttttttttttcccttgtgcttttcccttttgttctgatttttctctcctaacataactgataagaaaacatgtaaataaagaaatgtgtataactaaaaaaaaagggggggttacctataattggagaaaataaagagaaagtggGACTAGAAGCGGTTTCATTTTGCTGGTTTTCTTGGAATAGGGTTTGGGAGGCTTGTGGATAGAACGGCCCGGCCCCGCCTGCTCCAGCCCAAGCAGAGACGAGAATGGCCACGAAGGCAGGAGCTGGAATGGGGGCGCCCTCTGCCACAGCTCCAGACCTCTTTGCTAGggggcctgggggaggggggctccGACGTGGGAGTTCGGCGAGGTGCACTGGGTCAGTGACCCCAGGCTTGGGGAGCAGCCCGGAGAGGCTGTCCAGCAGAGGCTGCCCAGCCTCATGGGTGTGGCTTCGTCCAGCGAGGCTCTGCAACCAGAAGCAGGTCAGGGGGGCGGAGGGCGCATCCTGGCTGGAAGGGCGCTCGGGCAGTGCTAAGGCCTGAAAGATGGGAGACGGTTAAGGTGAGAGCGACTCTGGGAAAGTGGGGAACCGAGCCAGGCCCCGGAGGTCAGTCCCTGGACTTCCCTAGGACTAGCTCAAAAGTCCACTCGGCCTAGTCCTCTGTGTAGCTGCTTAGAGGCCCCGATGGCGCAcccctggggaggggggaggggcgggaTGCGGTCCAGGGTGACTCTAAAGCAGTGAGCACAGCACTGACGCAAGGGCTGATGGGGGCTCGAGGGTTCCGACTCCTGGCACCCGGCGCTCAACCAGGTGAGGGGTGCGAGTGTGAACTGGGGCTCCCAGGAAGAGCTTAATAAGTGCTCGTTCGTGGATTGCGGGCCTCACTTGTGCCCAAGGAGAAGTTGCTTGTGGGGTAAGGCATACTGTACGTGCTCGGCAGGGGCGCTGGATTCTCtcagatgcctccccctcccacgTGGGCCTCACTTTTGCTCCGGGGGACACCTGACTGACAGACCTtgctccccttcccccacttcccATGCGCCGGCCTCGCTTTCGCCACGGAGGCCTCCAGACTGTGGGGAGCCCCTCTTTGTACCTCCCCCTCCCCGCGAACCTCGCTTTCGCATGGAAAGCCGGCTGACGGGCCTCTCTCCCcgttccccacccccacccttgcTCGAGCCTCGCTTTGGCACAGGAGACTGTCAGACCCGGGCCTCCACCCTCTCGACCGCTCCCCCCCACTCCCCCCGCCCTTCCTGTGCCGGCCTCGCTTTCGCTTGGGGAAGCCACATGACAGACCTGTCTCCGACTCCCCTCCCCATCCGTGCATGAACCTCACTTAAAAGTTGCCGCTCCTGTCGCTGCTGATAGTCAGGGGCACCGCTGTAGGCTGACGGGAGGGGAAGGGTATTAGGGGGGACGCGGAGGTGGTCCCACGCGTCACTTCCGCTTTCCCACTGCCTCGCCCTTAGCGTGTGAGGAGCACGAGTCGCGCGCGCCCGGGAGCTAGGCCGGCTCGAGGCGTGGCGCGAGGCAGTGGCAGCGGGCGGCCGTAGCCGCGGTGCACGTCGAGGCGGCGGCAGCGGAGGCTGCTTGGGGGCGGGGCGGGTCATGCCGCGGTTGCGGTCGCGGGGCTCGGGGCCCGCGCGGCCTGGCGACGGCGACGACGACGGCGGCGGCAGCGACGAGGCGGAACGGGAGTGGGCGTCGGGCCGCCGCCTGTGCACTCGGGCCTCGGCCTTGTCAGCAGGGCCCTGCCCGGAGTCCGCCTCAGCCAGGCGGGACAGGAGGAGGCGGCGCCGGCGCCGGCGCGCCCGGGAGACTGTGGCGGCAGCCGCCGaagcggaggaggaggaggaggaggaggcgccGCGGCGAAAGCGCGGCCGCAGGCCCGGCGCCGGGGAGGCCCGGCCGGCCAGCGAGCCGCAGCCGCAGCCTCCGGGGCGCGGGCTGAGCCGGGACCGCAGCCGGGGCCTGAGGGGAGCGGGGCCCTGTGCAGCCGGGGACGAGGCCTCGGGCGAGCAGAGCCTCAGCGACGGGTCGGGAGAGGAGCGGAAACAGCGGAGGCGGCGCAGGCGGAGCCGGAGCCTGGGCCCTCCCTGGGCCCCAGAGCAGCCGCCGGTGCCGGGCCAGGAGGAGCCGGAGCCCAAGGACAGAGGTGGGGCGTACTCGGAACGGGGAGCGGGGTGTGGCCGCATCCCCATctgtagatggggaaactgaggttaagagcTCGGGCCCGGGCCGCAGGCGGGAAGAAGGTAGCGTGTGGGCGTGGGGCCTCGGATCCTGCACCTTAGCCTGCTCCCCGGACTGGCCCAACTGTCTGTTGCAGAGGGAAGGCTTTAAAGTGGTTAGAGGTCAACCTCCTTTTAGTTGAGAAGATGTCCTTACTGAACCCTTTATCTCTAAGTTTTATCTGAGAGCCATCTGAAATActgatttttggttttttggtttttttatttagcaaagaaaaaaactaaagaagaCTTAAGTGGAAAAGATGAGCTTCCGCCAGCAACTGACTTAAATTTGCTTTGTGATTGTAGCATGAAGGAATCATTAATCAGTTCTGAATCTTTTCAAACAATGGAGTCCAGTGCATTTAAAAGCATGGCTTTAATGCAGACTTTGGGCAAGGAAGACTTAGTACaatgtaataaaagaaaaattagaatcgCAAAGCCTAAAGGGTTAGAAACCTCCTCTCCCAAAGTAGCTGAAAACAGGGATGTACAGAACACTTTAGCAGAGTTCCAAGATGGGCTGTATAGGGAgagttccaattattctcataACAGCCTGTCACCTACAGTAGAGATGGGGCCAGTGGTTAAAGGTGACAGTAATTGCCAACCCTTTTTAAAGGATTCTAGTGATGAAAGAAGTCCTGCTTATAAAAGTGGTGAGCATGTGCATGTAGCAGAAATGGCCttgaagataaagaaagagaatgtgGAGAAGAGTGATGTGAATGGTACCCCTCATCTTCTGCTAAAGGAAGAAAATGCAGGAGCGAAAAAATCATTGcttgaaggaaacaaagaaggatTACACCAGAACAGAAATAATGGCACATTTTCTTGCTTTCAAAGTACAAAAAACAAGCACTCCAAAGAAGTTAAAAGAGGTGTTGGGAGAAAACCCAGGAAAAGGATGAGATTATCCGAAAAAATGGATGAAACAGTTCCTGAGATAAGTTtccaaaatgtggataataaatcAGATGAGTTGTTGTTGCAAGCAAAGCAGATGTTCGCAGAAAACAAAGATACTttagattttaaaacaaattcaattcTTTTAAGAAAGGGTTCCTCTATAATGGATAATTCTCTTAGTTCTCAGGAAATCACCGAAGAGAAGAATTACAAGAAAATGAGCATAAGACACCATGCAAATGATACATTTGAGAAAACATTTGAATCCGGtggtagaaaagaaagaaataagactgTTCCAGAGCCCTATGACCATAAAAGCACAAAGTCAGATGAACACCTTAAGTTGGTGAAAAACCCCATAGTGAAACTGTCTCGAGATATATTTGACATTGTTGATTATCATTGTGTTGAAAAGAAAGCTTCAGACGATTTAAAAAGTGAAACTGAAGAATTAAAACTAAGCTGTAGAAGAGCAGTTCCAATGACTGGGAAAAGAATTTGGCCTTATTATTCATGTGCTAGGACATCTGTTTGGTGTCATAAAAAGGGTATCTTAATTGAATCAAATGCCTTTCCTTCTGCACCTCAAGAAAGTCTATGTGAAGATAATTCTGATAGGCTGCTTCTAAGTAATGAACTCTTAGTTGATAATGCTCAATTAATGTTACAGGGTTTTGTtacagaagcaaagaaaacacCTTCAAGTAAAGAAAAAGGGGACATAAAAGGTTTTTTGTCTTCTGTTACTGGGCTAACATCTCCTTTAATGGATATAGAGGAACACgtaaacagcaataacaaaaaagggaagtCAGAAGATGTGAGTAGAATTGAATCAGAGGTGATTTCTAATGGCAATGAAAATGCTCATTCAACTAATGTGACCCTACATTTGGCGGTAAATccaagaaaagataaaggaatttcagcaAAACTTAATCAGTCCTCTTCTCAAGATAATCAGGATGTAAACAATGTTGCAGGCAAAATTATGAGTCGCAAAGCAGCTCTTGCCCAACAGACACTTGCAGTGCCAAATTTAGTGAAAATGCTAAATACTGGGCGGCTGACAAACTTTAAAATCCCTTTACTCAAGAATAAAACAGAACCCAAAAAGGAGGTAAATGTTAAGGCAGAGAAGGAAGCCTATAGTCCCCTGGAGCTCCTTGACAATTTCTCTACAACAGAAATTAGGCAGAATAGGATGAAAGAAATTGGCAGTACAGTAAATTCAAGCCAGCAGTCTCTGTGCATCCCAGCTGGTGTCCCCCTAATGCAAGCAAATCCTGATGAGATCTGCAGTAAAAACTCTAGTACTTTTTCTCAGAGCTTTGTGAAACAAGCTAAAACCAATCCACCTGACTTACTTTCTGAGGCTGTCATAGAAACTATAGTTCCTACCTATGAGAAGAgtgatttttcttctgattctggTTATATAAAGAAAAGCCCTTTATTAAGCTCACCTTCCAGGGGACCTCACTTGtttgattcttttatttcatCTGGAGAAGTTGGTGAGGAAGGATCCAGAAAAAGCTTTGCAGAAATTAAAGTTGCATTTCCAGATATACTTCAAGCTTATGAAGATGATGTCCTTGTAATTGATGTAATTCAAGATGATCCAGACCTCTTTGGAATTGAAGGAGAACCTTTATTCACTTCAGATGATGCTTTTAAAAACCAAGAACCTAATAGTGCTGAAGACTTCCAAGAAATTGATTCGAAGCCTATGAAACTGCAAGAGAAAAGAGACCCAAGCAATGACTCTGGGTATGCCTGTCAGCATGTAAAGAGGTACCTTTTTAGATGCAAAATATTGCAGAagttcagtttttgttttttatttttacttttttggttacaataattttttttcagttaccaaTAAGCTGGATAGTAGGTTTGTTTCTTTAATGTAATTTCAGGTCACAGTATTGAGACAAGGAAATAATGATAAAAGCAAAGTGGAAGTAAAGCTTTACCTAGATCTTAGAAATTAGATTAGGTATAAGTATCAGAGGTACATATATGATAGAAACTTTTTTGCCACTACATTTATACATCAATAgcaaatattaaaatttcatatgTAGCTAATGGAAAATATTAAGCAGTAATAACAAATAGGGTTTCCCAATATACTTCAAATtcctggtttgttttgtttttttttttttttaaatatcttctgGATTAATACATTGCCTTTCCTGAAAAGTGGCTCCTCTCTGGAAACTTAACTTTTGTGGTTGGTATTTCAAATAGTTGATGTCCAAGAGAGTGGCTTTTCACTGGGGGAAAAACCTTATTTGTTAAGGGAGAGATTCTATCTTCCGtttttcttaaaatctttaaATGAATTGAGTTTAATGTTCTGTATTTACAtagataaaagtaaaaaacagaTGAAACTATGGAGTTATGTTATAGACTTTATaagtttatatagaatttatGTATTTGAAGCTTGCActtattgtgatgaaatatttctCTTTAGTCACTG
Protein-coding sequences here:
- the TOPAZ1 gene encoding protein TOPAZ1 is translated as MKESLISSESFQTMESSAFKSMALMQTLGKEDLVQCNKRKIRIAKPKGLETSSPKVAENRDVQNTLAEFQDGLYRESSNYSHNSLSPTVEMGPVVKGDSNCQPFLKDSSDERSPAYKSGEHVHVAEMALKIKKENVEKSDVNGTPHLLLKEENAGAKKSLLEGNKEGLHQNRNNGTFSCFQSTKNKHSKEVKRGVGRKPRKRMRLSEKMDETVPEISFQNVDNKSDELLLQAKQMFAENKDTLDFKTNSILLRKGSSIMDNSLSSQEITEEKNYKKMSIRHHANDTFEKTFESGGRKERNKTVPEPYDHKSTKSDEHLKLVKNPIVKLSRDIFDIVDYHCVEKKASDDLKSETEELKLSCRRAVPMTGKRIWPYYSCARTSVWCHKKGILIESNAFPSAPQESLCEDNSDRLLLSNELLVDNAQLMLQGFVTEAKKTPSSKEKGDIKGFLSSVTGLTSPLMDIEEHVNSNNKKGKSEDVSRIESEVISNGNENAHSTNVTLHLAVNPRKDKGISAKLNQSSSQDNQDVNNVAGKIMSRKAALAQQTLAVPNLVKMLNTGRLTNFKIPLLKNKTEPKKEVNVKAEKEAYSPLELLDNFSTTEIRQNRMKEIGSTVNSSQQSLCIPAGVPLMQANPDEICSKNSSTFSQSFVKQAKTNPPDLLSEAVIETIVPTYEKSDFSSDSGYIKKSPLLSSPSRGPHLFDSFISSGEVGEEGSRKSFAEIKVAFPDILQAYEDDVLVIDVIQDDPDLFGIEGEPLFTSDDAFKNQEPNSAEDFQEIDSKPMKLQEKRDPSNDSGYACQHVKREFPAQDHGSLTSEICSSTSLITVNESKHDSPVLNNSLGRITNEEEKPEELNEHKKGLDMEEKCKFSGNVTIKEEKENIFELEKSKDSKYAEILVGERQLTSLCPTTPCLPIPSLNLKAHQDGTILKPWMNGCFTGDSVCVTASPPPTSPSTHEGLIEGDFRFSGKYPLLMLQNPENCEIFKREKNAGMFQKPLGLMMLPHGYCKFHFNTLRGCERSLCKFTHVPEQADEKVCMEILKKYINLGEVCLLQRAVNLFMEYYRKFPPGVHFESQVLNDLLISLLKHCLLKEVFQVVNISIMVKMLPALKVLIKVFEHVASMNLRNAVPTLIDIFCKLVEAGMILDSEHFNYLIKLLYQVQASKQEINAVLEMKSRLRVRQFKKNWLSDLNSAITEIEHCKEKGDWTSLGNLYINVKMGCEKFADLQRFSAFIAEALTKDYKEERQGIPFCEFADAVCKDPQNGEIDKTLLGRIGISAIYFYHKLLQWSKGRKVLDKLHELQIHFTSLKGLNGPEKLASRCQIVNVAAEIFLKSGSMDGAIWVLRESEWIINTPLWPCDRMDVLNRHNLLCTIAHEILAKSLYRQTFEVLQNLPGFQNSQETVEVSQYSLLFNKLLDACIESNSLGVSSSVAEFMFSKNIPIDFSFLRRLITALGRSCLWPKARAHYKSALSLGCYPPLEGNLYRKLLLIPSYLSEIEMLLAIEIFLVSNASSIQSPGASSQTLQIVLKRCEEDKGRSKDDYRTAVERLIMAARISDPKLFIKHMTVNITMEQVYSLEHCSALKWLKENMKWAGKVWLFQ